ACTTTATggcagtcttcacagtggaagacatgagtaatatcccaaaaattcaaaagAGTgaaggggcagagctgagtatggtggccattaccaaggagaaagtgctagaaaatgtgaatggcctgaaggtggataaatcacctggaccagttAGACTACACCTGAGAGTTCTAGGGAGACAGCTGAAGACATAATTGGCGTGtaagtggtgatctttcagaaatTGCTAGAATCAAGGAGgctgccagaggactggaaaatcgctaacgtgacacccctatttaaaaaaagggagtaaggcaaaagacagaaaatgacaaACTGATTAGCCTAATCTTGGTCATAGGTAAGAGCCTGGAggatccattgtgaaggataagatttctgaatacttggaagtgaatggtaaaatagggcaaagtcagcatggtttcatcaaggggaggtcattgCCTGACAAAGcttctagaattctttgaggaagttaaACCAAGGAGAGCCATTGGATGTTATCTACTtcgacttcaagaaggcctttgacaaggtgccgcagggaggctactgagtaaggtaaGGGTCAATGATGTTAGAGGCAAGTTGCTAACATGGATAGAagcctggctgtctggcagaaagcagagagtgggatgAAACCATTTTCTCAGTATAGCAGCCAAAGGCTGGTGTTCACAAGGCTCAGTAttaggaccacaacttttcactttatactttAACAATCTAGTTGCAGGAACTGAGGGATTTCTGGCTAactttacagatgatacaaagatgggtagagggacaggtagcattgaggaagcggagaggctgaagaaggattttgacaggataggagagtgggcaagaagtggcagatggaatagaaTATGGGAAAgttgaggtcatgcactttggtaggaagaataggggcatgaactattttctaattggggagaaaattcagaagtctgaagtgcagagacatgagagttctagtccaggattctctcaaggtaaacttgcagattgagtcagtagttaggaaggcaaatgcaataattgcatttattttgagaggacttgagtACAAAAGCAGGGAAGTACATCTGAGGCTCTATAATGCTCTAGTCAGGCTGtatttggagtgttgtgtacagttctggtatccatattctcaggaaggatgcactggccctTGAGTGTGTTCAAGGAAGTTCACAAgtatggtcccaggaatgaaaagctcaataaaagaggaacatttgaggactctgggcctATATTcgatggattctggattagtggtgttggaagagcacagcagttcaggcagcatccgaggagcagtaaaatcgacgtttcgggcaaaagcccttcatcaggaatacaggcagagagcctgaagggtggagagataagtgagaggagggtgggggtggggagaaagtagcatagagtataataggtgagtgggggaggggatgaaggtgataggtcggggggggattgtggagtgcataggtggaaaagaagataggcaggtatgacaagtcatgggacagtgctgagctggaagtttggaactggggtgaggtggagaaaggggacctgtattcctgatgaagggcttttgcccaaaacgtcgattttactgctcctcggatgctgcctgaactgctgtgctcttctagcaccactaatccagaatctggtttccagcatctgcagtcattgtttttacctatattcgatggagtttagaaggatgaggggaaattaattgaaatatacagaatactgaatggcttagacaaagtagatgttgggaagatgtctccattggtaggagagactaggacccgaggtcACAGCCTTAGTGTAAAGGGAAgatcctttagaacagagatgatgaGAGcgatcttcagccagagagtggtgaatctatggaattcattgccacagaaggctgtggaggccaggtcattgagtgtatttaagactgaggtagatggattcttgagtatcaagggcattaagggttatggggagaatggggttgagaaacttatcagccatgattgaatggtggagcagactcaatgggatgaatggcctaatttctgttcctgtgtcttgTGGTCTTGCTTTTCTgtttttcctgccaaagtggacaatttcacattttcccatcttACATTCCATCGCCCTTTCTTTTTGCTCAATTGCTTAACCTGCCCATGTTCCTTTGCAGACTTCTCATATCCTCTGTGTAATTtgctttcctacctatctttgtttAATTAGAAAATTTAGCTACAATACGTTTAGTCCGCTCATCTGAATCATTAATatcgattgtaaatagttgtagcccagcactgatcccaaaGTTACTTCGCTACGGTTTGCCCACCTGAATATgacccatttatcccaactctgtttCCTGTAGGTTAGGCAGTCTTTTATCCATGCTTGTGTTTCTGGTGAGGGCGTGATATCACTGGGCAACAAAATAAGGTTTTAGACACCAATACACAAAGGACAGGCGTTGTAACATGACTTGCTGGATAAAATAAATATTTGAAGTTTTATAATAACTATAGTTCTAGAGTGTATTTAAGTATTCAATCCTATTATTTACTCTAAGTATCTTATTgattgaaaaaaattaaaatatctAGTATTTCAAGTAATTTGGTTAACAGTGGAAGCATTTTTGCATTATTTCAGTTTTAATAATCCGAATAATTGGagcaaataaaaaagaaaagttgACTGACTTTTGGTTTAACTTGCTGCTTTACAATTTAAAACTTGTCTTAGCGTGCTGTATTGCACAAAGACAATTAATATCAGTAACCCTATGAATAATAATTAATTCCAGTCCGTGTACACATATTATGTAAAATATTACCTTTATCTTCGagtaaatagattagattacattacagtgtggaaacaggcccttcggcccaacaagttcacaccgacccgccgaagcgcaacccacccaaacccctacatttaccccttagctaacactacgggcaatttagcaaggcaattcacctgacctgcacatctttggactgtatgaggaaactggagcagccggaggaaacccacgcagacacggggagaatgtgcaaactccacacagtcagtcgcctgaggtgggaattgaacctgggtctcaggcgctgtgaggcagcagtgctaaccactgtgccaccgtgccgcccacaaatgttcAATTTCATTTTACTGCCATCTTTTATTTTGTTAGTCAGAGTTTAACACTAGGAATAGATATTTTACAGCACATGAAAACAATAACAAAATTTAGCATAGAGAAAAGACTGCAGAATAATATATCCGATTAcacagaaacaaagagaaaaggagaagcaGACCATTGAGCCCTTggtgcctgctccaccattcactatgattgcggatgatcatccaactcaaacACCTGTTTAGCTTttcccccataccctttgatcctttaGCCCAAAGTGATATATCCAACTCCTTCTAGAAATCAAATTATTATTACTATTATTTCAGAATGCAGTATTTGTTGTCCACCACGTACTGGACTTAGCTTTCAGCATTTCAGTTTCATGAACAACATTAGTTATTCATTACTATTTACACTTAGCCACAAACTTACCAAGGCATTTTTTAACTGGAGATTATTGTGATTTGAAAGGTCATTTTGATGCAGTGGCCTGGGACCTTTGTGCAAACAGGGCAAGCAACTGTATCACCACTTAATCCATTTGGATGTAACAGGTCAATCAGAAGATTTGTATATGATCTGTTAACTATTTCTCTGTATTGACAGATGGTTCGAACATTGTGCCTTTTCTTAACTCCAAATGAACGAAAATGCTCACGACTTGCTAATGCTAGTGGTTCTTTCAAATATGATTCAGGTCTTTTTGTTCAGGGCCTTTTAAAGGTAAGATTATGTTCGTAGAGATAATCAAAATTTATTTCTTCATGCCTGCAATTTTTAATTTCCTTTTTCTCTATTACATTTTTTAATTCCTTCCTTATATTAGCAAGGACCATCCTCTGGCCTGTAGGTTGTTTATTGTGTTGTCAAAaagtgtgatactggaaaagcacagccggtcagggagtatcggaggagcaggagaaacaacattacaagcataagctcttcatcaggaatgtcatcaCGTTCATGATGAAGAGCTAATGCGCaaaacatcgactgtcctgctcctcagatgctgcctgactagctgtgcttttccagcaccatttttttgactctgatctccagcatctggagtccttactttctccctgtTTAATGTGCTGTGTTGGTTTATGCTCAATTTTTGTTTTCCTCGATGTTACCTGTGATAACCTGTGCTCTATTACTTTTTCTGCATGAACAAAGAACTTCTGAATATTTTGGCAGAGTTTTGCTCAGTAGTAATTGCCCTACTGCCTAGGCATTGATGGACTTTTAGAGGCTCTTAGTTCATTCAGCGTTTTCTTACTCCGATCACATTTGTAATTATTGAGAGCTGATTGTTTAGTTTAAATGACAGGGTTCATTACACTGATAAGAACCgaataggagcaggaaaaggCCATCTGGCCTgtcgagcctgctctgtcattcaatactgttcaaaaatctatctttttttaaaaacattcaatgaggtagcctctgtacagcagcatgctgcagATTTTCACCATTAAATAATAGGCCATTTTATTGCTATTACTACCAaaatttaccaacattgtattccatctgccagacccttgcccacttaCTTAATCTATGTTTATCCCTCTGCAGATTTTgcgtcctctgcacactttgctcgaCCAATCATTTTAGAGTCATCTGTGAACTCTGACACACTACACTTGGTCTCCAACTCTAAGTCATGtatgtaaattgtaaacaattgcagacccacactgatccctgaggcacatcaCTAGCCACTAATTGACAACCcgaaaaacacccatttatccccactctttgctttctcTTAGTTAACCAATCTACTATCCGTGCTAATACATTATTTGTAATGCACAcacctttatcttatgcagcagccttttgtgtagCATCTTGTCGAATGCAtgaaatctagatacaccacatccaccaatTCCCTGTTGTCCACCGTGCTCATAAATGTCCTCAAAGCATTCCAATAAATCAGTTTCATGAACCCATTctgtgtctgcccaatgggaTAAGTTCTATCTAGATGTCTTGCTAGTTCTTCCGTGACTATAGATCCAACATTTTCCACACTACAGAAGTTAAGTAACAGACCTATAGTCACCCGTCttgtcttcctcctttttattAAAGGATGATgttacatttgctgttttccaatctgctggaatcGCCAGAGTCCAGTGGATTTTGGTAAATTACCACGAACGCATTTGCTATATCCCCCACTATCTCTTTGAGTAGCTTGGGATACATCCCACCAGGATCAGTAGACTTGTCCatctttagccccattagtttgaCCAACGTTACTACTTTAACGATAATGATTGTTTATAGGTCTTCATCTGCTGTAGCCTCCTTGTCGTGTTATttttgtcttccactgtgaagaccgatacaaaatacctgttaaACACCTTggccatttcctcatttcccattattAAATCCCCCTTCTTATCCTGTAAAGGAGCAATGTTTACCTTAGCCAttctttcattttatatattttataGAAAGTTTTGCTATCTGTTTTTACCCATCTTACCTTTCTTTATACCTTCTTTCTCATGGCTTTTTATTGACCTTTAAAGTTTCCCATTTGTATTTGCCACTTTGTATGCATTTGCTTTCAATTTGATactctcctttattttcttagtTATCCATGGCTGATTATCTCTTTTTGTACAGTCCTTTCTTTTCACtggtatatacttttgctgagcactatGAAAAATTCCTTTGAAAGTCCTTCCTGTTCCTCAATTGTCCCACCGTACAGTGTTTGCCTTTAATCATTACTAAAAGCAATTACTTAGAATTGAAGTTTCTAATTACAATAAATGTGAACTCTAATGTTCTCAGGATGCTACCGGTAGCTTTGTGCTGCCTTTCCGTCAAATTATGTATGCTCCATACCCAACCACACACATTGATGTTGACGTGAATACAGTGAAGCAGATGGCCCCATGCCATGAACACATTTATAACCAGCAGAGTTACATGAGCCAGGAACTTCACAAACTTCAAAAGACTGCATCAGAAGAAGATGTGATCCCTGATACTGTAATTCATATGGATGAGAGTTTCACTCCTGATCTGTAGGTATTTGAAaacaagtctttttttttaaaacaacaaaAATATACATACATTATGTTCATTCGTGTGGAATGTAAGAGCTGAACTGTATTTAGAGCAGAGACATTGGAATAACATTCAGTATTTGGTAGTTACATTCTGCAAAGCTAGGTGTTTTGTTATTGTGTTATATTAAATATATAAATTGTATTTTCCACCAGAATATGTTAACAATTTAGTTATCTGACCTGAAATTTAATATTTTTGTCAATATTTTGAAAAGCCCAGGCTAGCAGTTATAGTGGAAGTGATAAAAAGCTAACAGTATTTCTCATTAATAAATTTATCAAAGGAGAAGATTTTATTTCCATCCTGCAGTCTTGGCTTTACATTACCTTGCCAGATCAAGTATAGGAGTGAAGCAAGATGCTATCGCAATTCAAAGCATCATGTTTTCTGTGGGTGAGAAGATAGTATGCTGAATATGTTTACTGATTACTTAAATTGCATATTTATTGCTTCGTGAATGCTATTCATGGTGAGGGGAAAATAGAAATTTACTTGCATCATTTATTAATAAGATTAGGAATTAAGTGAGGTATTATGGATTCTGTTATCTGGACACCTTGAAAAGAAGGTTTCAAAATTTTGGAATGGCCACAGCTTAGAAATCTCAATATATTGTACTTTGTACAAAAGCATTAAGACTTTTTTCAGACTTTATTTATGCTGGACAATTCAGAAATCAAAACCACGAAGAGCTATTACTTCTTAGTTTGCAAGTTATTAATGAAATCTGGGTGAATGAGATACCCTACTTAAAGATAATTTCTGTATTGTTTCATCACTTATTTTCttccatgggatgtggacatcactataatgaaatgcatttattatccattgcattttccctggagaaggtggcagtgagcaGCCTTCTTGGTTTGTTGCAGCCTTTGCAAGGTAGGGACACCTAGAATGTTGTTaggaaaggagttccaggattttggccttTATTGATTTCCTTGAACTGTGGTGATCGACTTCACCAACCCAAATAATTTTACCTGATTTCCATTAACTCAGTTGATGCCATACTCATTCAAAAGCTGCCTTGCTGTCTCTGTCATCTCACACCTGTAGGTCATCTCACATTTGTACATCATCTCCTTTACCCATGTTTGGACCAAtgttataatgaggtcaggagctgagtggctctggcaTGGACCAAAATTGTCAAAGTCTCAGTTCTTGGATCATATACTGATGTCACAAACCAATGTTGCCACTAATACCAAGATTTCATTGTATGCACGGTTCAGACATAATGAAGAATACCCTTCACAGCGACCTAATTATATTGATTACCCACCTCTTTTCACGATATATTCCAGATACTTGTGAAATCCTCGATGATAAAAAAAACGAATAAAATCTATTGTGTAGACTTGCCTAAGGAGTGATTTACACTACTGTTTTCAAATAAAAGATGGTTAAAACTTCGTACCTTGAGATCTTTGGATACCAGCCCTGACATCAGTATATATATTTTTAACAAGATGTAAAACTAAAATATTAAAAATTTGAAATTCCTATAATTTCCTCTGAATTCTTATAGTTTCTTGGCTTGAAGAATTATTTTGCAGTCTGTTCATAGCTTAGTCCATATAGCACACTTTGGTTATTTATGGTTCATTAAAACAAATCCAGCTTCTGATTTCTGTGTCCCACCTATTGTAAAAATTGATACAGGGATATGTGTGGAGAATTGTGGTCATAATTCATCAGCCTAGAACGTTTAGTATTTATTATTAAATATTCCTCCAAGTAATTCCAACTTGGACATAATTGACACCCGTCACTCTCAAATTAATGAAGTACAGGAAAACATTGTAACAGTAAACCATAAACTTTTCTAGAGATTTGCTACCAAATTCTGCTTAATATCATAcatatctgcagttctcactccACTATTTTCCAGGTATGGTATAACTGTAAATGTATAGTAACAGACTGTCAAGTTGTCAGCCATCCATATGGATTGAGCTAGGTTAATGGGCTCTATCGTAACTTATGAACTACCTCATACCTTCCTAGGTGGTAGATAAAAATAACTGTCAGTAAATATCTATATTAATAAATTCAGTTTTAAGTAATTGAATTTTGTGGTTTCTTTTTTCCCTAAATGGTTGCGGAATACTGCACTTTAAAATAATTTAGTCCCAAATTAATTTCAAATTTGAGTTTTGGAGTAAACAATCACTAATGTAATCCTTGCACAAATCACTTGATTTTTATGTAAATTATGTTTTCTAttataaatttgtttctctaATTTGTATTCATGTTTGAATCGCATTTCAATAAATTGTTTCAGGAATATTTTCCAGGACATGATGTATCGAGATACATTGGTAAAGTCGTTTTTAGATCAGGTATGAAATATTGGAAATGAAATGTTAATAGTGAACAATTTTCAGTGATGCCTTTATCTAATAGTTTCTTAATATTTTTGTGGAAGATTGGTTCTCCTATTTGATCATGAAGACATTTTTGGTACAGTATTATCTAGAATATAGTTTATAACATTTAGAAAAGAAAAACTCAGTAAAATAGCATTTTCAAAGTATTCATATAAATCTAATATTTTGAAAATTTAAAACTGGCTGAGTAAAATTATGATTTCAAAATTTCTCTTTTACAGATTTTTCAGCTCAAATCTGGCTTGTCCCTCAGAAGCATTTTTCTGTCACAGTTTCTCCTTGTTCTTCACAGAAAAGCTCAAACAGTGATAAAATACATAGAGGATGAAACGTATGCAAAAAtttattttctgattttattgTTATTTTAAAATCATAAGATCTATTGAATTTCAAAAATATCtctacttatctaaatgtctttctTAGTAACTGCCCTCCTAAATATTTTACAGTAAGACTTAATTTGAAGTTGACTTGGGTGTTGTTTACTAAAATAGCAACAATATATTTCTTTATTGTTGTGTTTCACTTTAACATTGTTTTGCAGACCACCTGTTCTGAGGCTTGCATACTCTCCGAAATCATTTTTTCTTTGCTTCTGCACTCAGTCCAGAAATCAGTTTTTTGCCTGACTTCCATTTCCAGCCTCCATTTTACTTTTAAAGTTTCATGTCATTTGGAACAATCTTTCTCAATGGTCTTCCTCTCATTCTTGCACCTACCATTAGACCTTCTTCACCCCATCTGCTGCTCCTGCCTTCTCATCCTGCTGCCAATTCTTATCTTTAAAGTCTCAGTGACCGTTGCCACCGCAGGAGACTTGCAACTCTGCTCCTGGGTCCCATTTTGAAGATGCCCTGAAATCCTAGTAGCACATGTTCATTGGTGCAGGTAGTTCTGGACTTGTACTGACCAATGCTGCCACTAGATGGAACCTGGTTAATTAATGCTTCTTCAGGTGAATGTAATGTTAACATTTATATACAGCATTTGTCTTTATATTGTAGTACTTTTCCAAAAAAAAGAGGGTTTGTTTATAAATGTAGGCATTGAGGAACAACACATTGTAGGTGTTGAGGAACTTAACACCATCAAGTTAATGTTTTAAAGTTAATAAAGGTCCTGAAGTACTCAAATGTTTCTTTTATGTTTAGTGATATGTTTTATTTTGAAAGCTATTTCAGCTGGGAATAGACAGTAATGCACATTAAGGTATCGTACTTAAACCTGTACATAGTTTTATTTCTGGCCAGTGAATGCCCGAAAGGAATCTAGCTGCAGTTTTAATATTGATTTCTATAGGAACCTGTGATTCACAATGTTGTTTCACTTAATCGCAATTTTAAGGAACACAAACAAATTTAAGTGATAACTTGATGTAAATGTAATGCAGTCCCTCTCTTCCATAATTTTGTTTGCTACATTAATACTTGTGTCATTTCCTTGCCATTGAGAATTATTTAAAGATAATCTGATAATGAAGAAACCAGTCAGCTTAATCCAAAATTGATGGCATGAATTCTTTATCAGTTTAAAATATTAATATTGTCTCAAACTATAGACCAACTAGTTCTGTACTTCTCTACATATTACTTTTCATTTAAAAGTAAGTGTACACATCAAAATATTACAATTCTGAAACCGTTAACGGCATACTAAATGTTAACTTTATCATTTGAATCAGATTTATTGGAGTACCAGCAATATGCATTCCGCTTAAGCTTCTGAATAAGTTTGATGCTATGACATCATAGCTACAGAAATATAATGATCCTCATGTAAGCTTTTAGGATTTAATCATATTTATCATTTATTaataattaaatattttattgGCAAACACTTCTCATTGTTTAGTCAGGaaaacagacagcatggaaaaTATTAATGGAAAATTATATATTTGAATGAATTGTTCATGGGCATATTTGATTATGGGACTAGCCGGATGGGCTGCAATTCTTCCTCTTTCTCTAAATATAAAATTGTTCATTAATTCTTTTGGCTAAATATTAGCCAGTGATTTTAGCACTTTTTACTAACTGACTatacttttatattctagtcaGTTATAACTGCCAACAGCTATTTCAAGCAGTAACATATTTTGTTACTTGTATTGTGTGGCAGGTATCCCCATTCAATAGCCATTGCCAAAAGTCAAATCTTCAATAAGTAAAAATATTTTTTACAATTGTTTATGTATATACTTGGGGGATTACACTTCTAAATAACTACCTTGAATGATCCTTGGCTTACTGTTATTTTCCTTGAAATTGAATATTTAATCAATTCTCTCAGGTGGTGATATTAGAAGTGCACCTGGTTACGGCAATTAAAAAAGTTTCCTTTTCTTTGGGTATAGTGACTACATGCATCCTGATTGAAATATCGCTGAGTATTATAGTTATTTTCCTCTTTATTAAGTAGAGAATCACAAATCATACCGAGTACCTTAAATCCAGTGATTTCGTTTGAAGTTGAGTGAGAGTATTTGGGTATTCATTAAGAACGCCCTTGATGAAGGCAAAGAACGCATTTAATCAAAAGTAATGCATACCTTATAACTTGCTGTAGAGGCAGAATAAATGAAATCACGTAAATCCAGTTTCCATGCCTTAACTTCCAAAGgtattgtaagatgattcaagtgAGGACATATGTGCCAAATAGTTAAACATGAATGCAGATAAAGATCAGAGATGTTTCCGAATTCAGATATTCGGAAAAGCTGGAACATAAGCTGATAAAATTATGATAATACAGTTTCTGTTTGTTTCATGAATAGGGAACAGTACAAAATGTATAGGACAAACGAGGAAATGCATTGATTGTACCACAGTTGGAACTTGTTTACATTAAAGTTCAAGTAGATCATTTAAAAGTGCTTAAAGTTTTGTGGTTGTTATAACATTAGTAGGCAGAATACTGGTTAGTATTTTAGTATATGACAGGAGGGTATAAATGTACAGTCATTCCAAAAAAAAGGACTGCAAAGTGGTACTTGAATTCTTAAGGTAGATTGTTAGGACTTGAATTGTTCTGCCAGAAATATTAGTTTAGGCTTAATGCatcataaattattttaaaaagacGTAGAAACTATTTACAAAAGGGCAGTGACATGAGACTAAATAGCACTCTTTGAGAACTGATACAGGCATGATGACCTGAATGGCAATGTCTGACAAAATTCTGATGTTTTATTTtgatgctttttttttgtttatttctttAGCCAGAAGGGAAAGAAGCCATTTAAATCCTTGCGCAATCTGAAAACTGACCTTGATCTTGCAGTGGAAGGTGACTTGGCTATTATCATGGCTATAGCTGAGAAATTAAAACCAGGCTTACATTCATTTATTTTTGGAAAATCATTCTACACAAGTGTACAAGAACGTGATGTATTAATGTCACTTTAGAGACGTGTATTGCATTTCACATTATGAATAATTGTGTGTCTACTTATTGCAGATAGCTAATTAACAT
The DNA window shown above is from Chiloscyllium punctatum isolate Juve2018m chromosome 2, sChiPun1.3, whole genome shotgun sequence and carries:
- the c9orf72 gene encoding guanine nucleotide exchange factor C9orf72 homolog, producing the protein MSSACPPQSPAVAKTEIPLDSGSPLLAATFAYWDNILGPRVRHIWAPKSEQLLLSDGEITFLANHTLNGEILRSAKSGAIDVKFFVLSEKGVIIISLIFDGNMNGDRSTYALSVILPQTELSFYLPLHRLCVDRLTHIIRKGRIWMYKGQSIISFLTTEITPVMELFSSMKTHGLLEEVQIKDTLLNDDDIGDSCREDFLHKAISSHLQTCGCSVVIGSNPEKVNKMVRTLCLFLTPNERKCSRLANASGSFKYDSGLFVQGLLKDATGSFVLPFRQIMYAPYPTTHIDVDVNTVKQMAPCHEHIYNQQSYMSQELHKLQKTASEEDVIPDTVIHMDESFTPDLNIFQDMMYRDTLVKSFLDQIFQLKSGLSLRSIFLSQFLLVLHRKAQTVIKYIEDETQKGKKPFKSLRNLKTDLDLAVEGDLAIIMAIAEKLKPGLHSFIFGKSFYTSVQERDVLMSL